In the genome of Rhodamnia argentea isolate NSW1041297 chromosome 3, ASM2092103v1, whole genome shotgun sequence, one region contains:
- the LOC125314478 gene encoding TMV resistance protein N-like isoform X1 produces MYIQMDCAVKAIVLELPKRTEICIGPDAFTKLRKLKLLILSNVSFQGPVCLPNQLRYLGWAGCIPWIPEFSSGPNKLVVLDISGGRMLGEPKQFEFSQGFQNLKYISFYECGSLVCTPDLSRTPNLMELEIQSCDNLEVVHESIANHDKLQVVDINDCPKLHYFPILHSKTLQALRIEECEYFERFPDIPHELEGLKELCFRYTAIEEVPTSIEYLVSLRRMRLGGCYRLISLSSSIYKLQNLEELELNECKKLTTFPKYDYSADSGMKTGLPKLRKLNFRYCSLFEVEFLENLLCVPLLESLELHGNEITSLPMSIHKRDHLSTLIVSWCDGLREIPKLPPYVILFDAQNHHPLKNTDHLTSLDDFVRRGLAMADISSQERPECSIIIPGCRMPEWILPVEGDSISFMVSEDLYHKFLGLSLCMVVHGYGEGPNLLKIKKHVNGQSRGSQRQGLLSNGMDHVWLHNSIDLWGEVDFGQIEGRYVQFSLTTQHLRVKKWGLRIICKQLNDDLRIEILDNQIMDLALLSEVVLESTDLEAESSHIHEVSSIEIDPQEDLQDCQMSTEEYRQTVLHELSSLEACEPRPWELLNRLAEMSMAVFARCFCC; encoded by the exons ATGTATATACAGATGGATTGTGCTGTCAAAGCCATAGTGTTGGAGTTACCTAAGCGGACAGAGATATGTATTGGTCCTGATGCTTTTACTAAACTGAGAAAGTTGAAATTGCTTATCCTGAGCAATGTTTCTTTCCAAGGTCCTGTATGTCTTCCTAATCAGCTAAGATATTTGGGATGGGCTGGATGCATTCCctggattccagaattttcctctggTCCAAATAAATTAGTGGTACTTGATATCAGCGGAGGCAGAATGCTAGGAGAGCCAAAACAATTTGAG TTTTCGCAGGGCTTCCAAAACTTGAAGTACATCAGTTTCTATGAATGCGGCTCGCTGGTTTGTACACCCGACTTGTCCCGTACTCCAAATCTGATGGAGTTGGAGATCCAGTCTTGCGACAACTTGGAAGTAGTACATGAGTCGATTGCAAATCATGACAAGTTACAGGTGGTGGATATAAATGATTGCCCTAAACTTCATTATTTTCCAATTCTCCATTCAAAAACTCTCCAAGCTCTCCGTATTGAAGAATGCGAATATTTTGAAAGGTTCCCGGATATTCCACATGAACTCGAAGGCCTAAAAGAGCTTTGTTTTAGATATACTGCAATCGAAGAAGTTCCTACATCAATAGAATATCTTGTCTCTTTGAGGAGAATGCGCTTAGGTGGTTGCTATAGGCTGATAAGCCTTTCgtctagcatttacaagttacaaaactTAGAAGAATTGGAACTTAATGAGTGCAAAAAGCTAACCACCTTCCCCAAGTACGATTATTCAGCTGATTCAGGCATGAAGACCGGACTTCCAAAATTACGCAAATTAAACTTTAGGTATTGTAGTCTATTCGAAGTTGAGTTTCTTGAGAACCTTTTATGTGTTCCCCTTTTAGAAAGTTTAGAGCTGCATGGGAATGAAATTACCAGCCTTCCTATGTCCATCCACAAGCGTGATCATTTGTCCACATTGATAGTTTCATGGTGCGATGGATTACGAGAGATTCCGAAGCTTCCACCATATGTTATTTTGTTTGACGCACAAAATCACCATCCTCTGAAGAATACTGATCATTTGActtcattggatgattttgtCCGTAGAGGGTTGGCCATGGCTGATATTTCCTCACAG GAGAGGCCCGAGTGCTCTATTATTATTCCCGGATGCCGGATGCCAGAGTGGATCCTCCCTGTTGAAGGGGATTCAATATCTTTCATGGTTTCAGAGGATTTGTATCATAAGTTTCTTGGATTAAGTCTCTGTATGGTTGTTCATGGATATGGAGAGGGGCCCAATCTCTTGAAGATTAAAAAACATGTTAATGGCCAAAGTCGGGGTTCCCAACGACAGGGTTTGTTGTCTAATGGCATGGATCATGTTTGGCTTCATAATTCCATAGATCTATGGGGAGAAGtcgattttggtcaaattgagggGAGATACGTACAATTTAGCCTTACAACACAGCATTTAAGAGTGAAAAAATGGGGGCTCCGAATAATATGCAAGCAACTAAATGATGATTTAAGGATTGAGATTCTGGACAATCAGATAATGGATCTAGCTTTACTCAGCGAGGTTGTTCTTGAATCAACTGATTTAGAAGCCGAGAGTTCACATATACATGAAGTTAGTTCGATTGAAATAGATCCTCAGGAAGACTTGCAAGATTGTCAAATGAGTACTGAGGAATATAGACAAACAGTACTTCATGAGCTGTCCTCCCTCGAGGCATGCGAACCAAGACCATGGGAgcttctaaatcgattggcagagATGAGTATGGCAGTGTTTGCTCGCTGCTTTTGTTGT
- the LOC125314478 gene encoding TMV resistance protein N-like isoform X2 gives MYIQMDCAVKAIVLELPKRTEICIGPDAFTKLRKLKLLILSNVSFQGPVCLPNQLRYLGWAGCIPWIPEFSSGPNKLVVLDISGGRMLGEPKQFEFSQGFQNLKYISFYECGSLVCTPDLSRTPNLMELEIQSCDNLEVVHESIANHDKLQVVDINDCPKLHYFPILHSKTLQALRIEECEYFERFPDIPHELEGLKELCFRYTAIEEVPTSIEYLVSLRRMRLGGCYRLISLSSSIYKLQNLEELELNECKKLTTFPKYDYSADSGMKTGLPKLRKLNFRYCSLFEVEFLENLLCVPLLESLELHGNEITSLPMSIHKRDHLSTLIVSWCDGLREIPKLPPYVILFDAQNHHPLKNTDHLTSLDDFVRRGLAMADISSQERPECSIIIPGCRMPEWILPVEGDSISFMVSEDLYHKFLGLSLCMVVHGYGEGPNLLKIKKHVNGQSRGSQRQGLLSNGMDHVWLHNSIDLWGEVDFGQIEGRYVQFSLTTQHLRVKKWGLRIICKQLNDDLRIEILDNQIMDLALLSEVVLESTDLEAESSHIHEVSSIEIDPQEDLQDCQMSTEEYRQTVLHELSSLEACEPRPWELLNRLAEMSMAVFARCFCC, from the exons ATGTATATACAGATGGATTGTGCTGTCAAAGCCATAGTGTTGGAGTTACCTAAGCGGACAGAGATATGTATTGGTCCTGATGCTTTTACTAAACTGAGAAAGTTGAAATTGCTTATCCTGAGCAATGTTTCTTTCCAAGGTCCTGTATGTCTTCCTAATCAGCTAAGATATTTGGGATGGGCTGGATGCATTCCctggattccagaattttcctctggTCCAAATAAATTAGTGGTACTTGATATCAGCGGAGGCAGAATGCTAGGAGAGCCAAAACAATTTGAG TTTTCGCAGGGCTTCCAAAACTTGAAGTACATCAGTTTCTATGAATGCGGCTCGCTGGTTTGTACACCCGACTTGTCCCGTACTCCAAATCTGATGGAGTTGGAGATCCAGTCTTGCGACAACTTGGAAGTAGTACATGAGTCGATTGCAAATCATGACAAGTTACAGGTGGTGGATATAAATGATTGCCCTAAACTTCATTATTTTCCAATTCTCCATTCAAAAACTCTCCAAGCTCTCCGTATTGAAGAATGCGAATATTTTGAAAGGTTCCCGGATATTCCACATGAACTCGAAGGCCTAAAAGAGCTTTGTTTTAGATATACTGCAATCGAAGAAGTTCCTACATCAATAGAATATCTTGTCTCTTTGAGGAGAATGCGCTTAGGTGGTTGCTATAGGCTGATAAGCCTTTCgtctagcatttacaagttacaaaactTAGAAGAATTGGAACTTAATGAGTGCAAAAAGCTAACCACCTTCCCCAAGTACGATTATTCAGCTGATTCAGGCATGAAGACCGGACTTCCAAAATTACGCAAATTAAACTTTAGGTATTGTAGTCTATTCGAAGTTGAGTTTCTTGAGAACCTTTTATGTGTTCCCCTTTTAGAAAGTTTAGAGCTGCATGGGAATGAAATTACCAGCCTTCCTATGTCCATCCACAAGCGTGATCATTTGTCCACATTGATAGTTTCATGGTGCGATGGATTACGAGAGATTCCGAAGCTTCCACCATATGTTATTTTGTTTGACGCACAAAATCACCATCCTCTGAAGAATACTGATCATTTGActtcattggatgattttgtCCGTAGAGGGTTGGCCATGGCTGATATTTCCTCACAG GAGAGGCCCGAGTGCTCTATTATTATTCCCGGATGCCGGATGCCAGAGTGGATCCTCCCTGTTGAAGGGGATTCAATATCTTTCATGGTTTCAGAGGATTTGTATCATAAGTTTCTTGGATTAAGTCTCTGTATGGTTGTTCATGGATATGGAGAGGGGCCCAATCTCTTGAAGATTAAAAAACATGTTAATGGCCAAAGTCGGGGTTCCCAACGACAGGGTTTGTTGTCTAATGGCATGGATCATGTTTGGCTTCATAATTCCATAGATCTATGGGGAGAAGtcgattttggtcaaattgagggGAGATACGTACAATTTAGCCTTACAACACAGCATTTAAGAGTGAAAAAATGGGGGCTCCGAATAATATGCAAGCAACTAAATGATGATTTAAGGATTGAGATTCTGGACAATCAGATAATGGATCTAGCTTTACTCAGCGAGGTTGTTCTTGAATCAACTGATTTAGAAGCCGAGAGTTCACATATACATGAAGTTAGTTCGATTGAAATAGATCCTCAGGAAGACTTGCAAGATTGTCAAATGAGTACTGAGGAATATAGACAAACAGTACTTCATGAGCTGTCCTCCCTCGAGGCATGCGAACCAAGACCATGGGAgcttctaaatcgattggcagagATGAGTATGGCAGTGTTTGCTCGCTGCTTTTGTTGTTAG